The following are encoded in a window of Mannheimia varigena genomic DNA:
- a CDS encoding oxidative damage protection protein — protein sequence MARTVFCEYLKQDAEGLDFQLYPGELGKRIFDSISKQAWSEWIKKQTMIVNEKKLSMMNPEHRKLLEEEMVNFLFEGKEIIIEGYKPIE from the coding sequence ATGGCTCGTACCGTATTTTGCGAATACTTAAAACAAGATGCCGAAGGTTTAGACTTTCAACTGTATCCGGGTGAACTCGGCAAACGTATTTTTGATTCTATCAGCAAACAAGCGTGGTCTGAGTGGATCAAAAAACAAACAATGATCGTCAATGAGAAAAAACTCAGTATGATGAACCCGGAACATCGCAAATTACTTGAAGAAGAGATGGTTAATTTCTTGTTTGAAGGTAAAGAAATCATTATTGAAGGCTACAAGCCAATCGAATAA
- the mutY gene encoding A/G-specific adenine glycosylase has product MNSNSSQYPLATAKVSDPFAKSVLAWFEQYGRKHLPWQQNKTLYKVWLSEVMLQQTQVATVIPYFARFTERFPTVTDLANSSIDEVLHLWTGLGYYARARNLHKAAQQIRDEFGGEFPTTFDDVLALPGVGRSTAGAILSSVLDAPHPILDGNVKRVLSRYFAVEGWAGEKTVENQLWQLSESVTPTERVADFNQAMMDLGAMICSRTKPRCLLCPLQEHCQTNAMQAWDKFPAKKPKKTLPERQAYFLILRNDSKVLLQKREAKGIWGGLFAFPQFSSLEELKRSHLVENLQISQQLTTFRHTFSHFHLDITPILVDLNVQKKDKILPLAAEENAGNYLSTVSSEADYWYDFSQHNEIGLATPVKHILDELAFSVTNDN; this is encoded by the coding sequence ATGAATAGCAATTCTTCACAATATCCGTTAGCGACGGCAAAAGTATCTGACCCATTTGCAAAATCTGTATTAGCGTGGTTTGAGCAATACGGGCGTAAGCATTTGCCTTGGCAGCAGAATAAAACCTTATACAAGGTTTGGTTGTCTGAGGTAATGTTGCAACAAACTCAAGTTGCCACTGTTATTCCTTATTTTGCACGTTTTACGGAACGATTTCCAACCGTTACTGACTTAGCTAATAGCTCGATTGATGAAGTCTTACATTTATGGACGGGCTTAGGCTATTACGCAAGGGCAAGGAACCTCCATAAAGCAGCACAACAAATTCGAGATGAATTTGGTGGCGAGTTTCCCACAACATTTGATGATGTACTGGCATTGCCTGGGGTTGGGAGAAGTACAGCGGGGGCGATTTTGTCTTCGGTGTTAGATGCTCCGCACCCGATTTTAGACGGTAACGTCAAGCGTGTGTTAAGCCGTTATTTTGCTGTGGAAGGTTGGGCTGGCGAAAAAACGGTGGAAAACCAACTTTGGCAGTTAAGCGAAAGTGTTACGCCAACCGAACGAGTGGCTGATTTTAATCAAGCGATGATGGATTTAGGAGCGATGATTTGCTCTCGCACCAAGCCGAGATGCCTGCTCTGCCCGTTACAAGAACATTGTCAAACAAATGCAATGCAAGCGTGGGATAAATTCCCCGCTAAGAAGCCAAAGAAAACGCTCCCTGAACGCCAAGCCTATTTTTTAATTCTGAGAAATGACTCAAAAGTGTTATTACAAAAACGGGAGGCAAAAGGCATTTGGGGTGGATTATTTGCCTTTCCACAATTTAGCAGTTTAGAGGAGCTCAAGCGGTCACATTTAGTGGAAAATTTGCAGATTTCGCAACAATTAACAACATTTAGACACACATTCAGCCATTTTCATTTGGATATCACCCCCATTCTGGTAGATCTAAATGTGCAAAAAAAAGATAAAATCTTACCGCTTGCAGCGGAAGAAAACGCAGGAAATTACCTTTCTACTGTATCTTCAGAGGCTGATTATTGGTATGATTTCAGCCAACATAATGAAATAGGTTTAGCCACGCCAGTTAAACATATTTTAGATGAACTGGCGTTTAGCGTAACAAATGATAATTAA
- the mltC gene encoding membrane-bound lytic murein transglycosylase MltC has protein sequence MKKYAKYLPMLAIIPFLIACGSNKSSSSKKPKSTRVDYSKDTNAMDILTGQFSNNIDDIWGSSELLVASKKDYVKYTDKFYTRSHISFEEGVITIETLGDQNHLRNSIVHTLLMGRDPRGIDLFASGDVPISTNPFLKGQVKDQFGRDITNVALANDFATYLIQNKTQTRRLKNGRNAMYVAIKMVEGHVEVRARQYLPLVRKMARQYAIEPSLILGIMEVESAFNPYAVSYANAIGLMQVVPRTAGRDIFVRKGMGGQPSREYLYNPSNNIDAGTLYLTILRDEYLDGIADPVAKRYAMISAYNSGAGAVLRVFDSDRYSAIDRINDLSPDAVYRILTTAHPSSQARNYLRKVTTAREKYRNIR, from the coding sequence ATGAAAAAATATGCAAAATATTTGCCAATGTTGGCAATTATTCCCTTTCTTATTGCCTGTGGAAGCAATAAATCTTCTAGCAGTAAAAAGCCGAAATCTACCCGTGTAGATTATTCAAAAGATACCAATGCAATGGATATCTTAACGGGACAATTCTCTAATAATATCGATGATATTTGGGGAAGTAGCGAGCTGCTAGTTGCGAGTAAGAAAGACTACGTAAAATATACCGATAAGTTCTACACCCGTAGCCACATTTCCTTTGAAGAAGGGGTGATTACTATTGAGACCTTAGGCGATCAAAATCATCTCCGTAACTCTATTGTTCATACTTTATTAATGGGTCGAGATCCTAGAGGGATTGATTTGTTTGCATCAGGCGATGTGCCAATTAGTACAAATCCGTTTTTAAAAGGGCAGGTAAAAGATCAATTCGGTCGTGATATTACTAATGTTGCTCTTGCCAATGATTTTGCCACTTACCTTATTCAAAATAAAACACAAACTCGTCGCTTAAAAAATGGTCGAAATGCAATGTATGTGGCGATTAAAATGGTAGAAGGGCACGTTGAAGTGCGTGCAAGACAATACTTACCGCTTGTGCGTAAAATGGCGAGACAATATGCCATTGAGCCTAGCTTGATTTTAGGGATTATGGAAGTAGAATCGGCATTTAACCCTTATGCAGTAAGTTATGCTAATGCGATCGGCTTAATGCAGGTTGTGCCTCGTACTGCTGGACGAGATATTTTTGTTCGTAAAGGAATGGGTGGGCAACCAAGCCGTGAATATCTCTATAACCCATCAAATAATATTGATGCCGGCACGCTCTACTTAACTATTTTGCGTGATGAATACTTAGATGGTATTGCTGACCCTGTTGCAAAACGCTATGCAATGATTTCTGCCTATAACAGTGGTGCCGGTGCAGTATTGCGCGTGTTTGATTCAGACCGATACTCTGCGATTGATAGAATTAACGATCTCTCGCCTGATGCGGTTTACCGAATTTTAACCACCGCTCACCCATCTTCTCAAGCAAGAAATTATTTAAGAAAAGTAACGACGGCGAGAGAGAAATATCGAAATATTCGATAA
- a CDS encoding DMT family transporter, translating to MLYLLTATLIWASSFIVGKVAIAEFDPVQIMQIRLTLAAFIALPFFMRAYRKIQKNQQIKVWLIAFLTFPLCVILQFSGLKLTSAASAVALLGLNPLLTVLVGYFCFNKQATRLDFILSLFACVGILIMAAGSDDNGSINVLGLLLVTLGSLSFIIGMYLSKGILQSVKVTDLTNITLVQGAITALPITLLFAEDWQLPTSLSAWASVAYLGIICSSLAMLLWNKGISQSSPILAGILLALEPVFGLLMALVFLSEQLSLITWVGIIIVICTALLSVFLPMMKRYKRSF from the coding sequence ATGTTATATTTACTGACTGCCACGCTGATTTGGGCAAGCTCATTTATTGTGGGTAAAGTAGCGATTGCTGAATTTGACCCTGTACAAATTATGCAAATTCGGCTTACGCTGGCTGCATTTATCGCTTTGCCATTTTTTATGCGAGCCTATCGAAAAATTCAGAAAAATCAGCAAATTAAAGTTTGGCTGATTGCCTTTCTCACCTTTCCGCTCTGTGTGATCTTACAATTTTCAGGCTTGAAATTAACCTCTGCAGCGAGTGCGGTAGCATTACTTGGGCTAAATCCACTCTTAACGGTGTTAGTTGGCTATTTCTGCTTTAACAAACAGGCAACGAGGCTGGATTTTATCTTAAGTTTGTTCGCCTGTGTCGGCATTCTGATTATGGCAGCAGGGAGTGATGATAACGGTTCAATTAATGTGCTGGGATTATTGCTCGTCACTTTAGGCAGTTTGAGCTTTATTATTGGAATGTACCTTAGCAAAGGCATTTTACAATCCGTTAAAGTAACAGATTTGACCAACATCACATTAGTGCAAGGGGCAATTACTGCTTTACCCATCACATTATTATTCGCTGAAGATTGGCAACTGCCAACTAGCCTTTCAGCGTGGGCGAGTGTGGCTTATCTAGGCATTATTTGCAGCAGTTTAGCAATGCTGCTATGGAACAAAGGTATCAGCCAATCTTCGCCAATTCTCGCTGGTATTTTGTTAGCCCTTGAGCCTGTGTTTGGGCTATTAATGGCGTTAGTCTTTTTATCTGAACAATTAAGTCTTATCACTTGGGTTGGCATTATTATCGTGATTTGCACCGCATTACTTTCTGTTTTTCTGCCGATGATGAAAAGATACAAGCGGTCGTTTTAA
- a CDS encoding VOC family protein yields MKSPILGFHHVALIVSDYEKSKYFYTQILGAEIIEETYRTARDSYKLDLRFQDGSQIELFSFPVTPPRFTSPETCGLRHLAFKVENIEQAIAFLEQHNLPHEGIRVDELTGKRFTFFRDPDDLPLEFYEI; encoded by the coding sequence ATGAAATCTCCCATTCTAGGCTTTCATCACGTTGCTCTGATTGTATCAGACTACGAAAAATCCAAATATTTCTACACCCAAATTTTAGGAGCGGAAATTATCGAAGAAACCTACCGAACCGCACGAGATAGTTACAAATTAGACTTACGTTTTCAAGACGGCTCGCAGATTGAATTATTTAGCTTTCCTGTTACGCCGCCTCGCTTTACTTCCCCAGAAACCTGTGGGCTACGCCATTTGGCGTTCAAAGTGGAAAACATTGAGCAAGCCATTGCTTTTTTAGAGCAACACAATTTACCGCACGAAGGCATTCGAGTTGATGAGCTTACCGGCAAGCGTTTTACTTTTTTCCGAGATCCTGATGATCTACCGCTAGAATTTTACGAGATCTAA
- the ffh gene encoding signal recognition particle protein, which translates to MFENLSDRLSKTLRNITGKGRLTEDNIKDTLREVRMALLEADVALPVVREFINKVKERALGIEVNKSLTPGQEFLKIVQNELEAAMGEANEELNLAAQPPAVILMAGLQGAGKTTSVGKLAKFLKERHKKKVLVVSADIYRPAAIKQLQTLAETLKVDFFPTETSQKPVAIAEAALKHAKLNFFDVLIVDTAGRLHVDGEMMEEIQQIHATLNPVETLFTVDAMTGQDAANTAKAFNEALPLTGVILTKVDGDARGGAALSIRQITGKPIKFLGVGEKTDALEPFHPDRVASRILGMGDMMSLIEDIQRSVDQEKAEKIAAKFKKGDDFTLEDFRDQLIEMKKMGGMMSMLDKLPGAKNLPDHVKNQVDDKMFIKMEAIINSMTLKERANPEIIKGSRRRRIALGSGTQVQDVNKLLKQFDDMQRMMKKMRKGGMAKMMRGMKGMMGGSGLSGLGGSIGMFGKR; encoded by the coding sequence ATGTTTGAAAACCTATCCGATAGACTTTCCAAAACACTGCGCAACATTACAGGTAAGGGCCGCCTAACTGAAGACAATATTAAAGATACGCTGCGTGAAGTACGTATGGCATTACTCGAGGCTGATGTTGCTTTACCTGTTGTTCGGGAATTTATCAACAAAGTAAAAGAGCGCGCCTTAGGAATTGAAGTTAATAAAAGTTTAACCCCAGGACAAGAATTCTTAAAAATCGTTCAGAACGAATTAGAAGCAGCTATGGGCGAGGCAAATGAGGAGCTTAACTTGGCAGCTCAACCGCCCGCTGTTATCTTGATGGCAGGCTTACAAGGTGCGGGTAAAACTACCTCTGTAGGAAAATTAGCAAAATTCTTAAAAGAACGTCATAAAAAGAAAGTATTGGTGGTTTCAGCCGATATTTATCGCCCTGCAGCGATTAAACAGCTTCAAACATTAGCTGAAACATTAAAAGTTGATTTCTTTCCAACCGAAACTAGCCAAAAACCAGTAGCGATTGCAGAAGCAGCACTTAAACACGCTAAACTTAATTTCTTTGATGTGCTGATTGTCGATACCGCAGGTCGCTTACATGTTGATGGCGAAATGATGGAGGAAATCCAACAAATCCACGCTACATTAAACCCTGTTGAAACGCTCTTTACTGTTGATGCGATGACAGGTCAAGATGCTGCTAACACAGCTAAAGCCTTTAATGAAGCCTTGCCATTAACCGGGGTAATCTTAACCAAAGTCGATGGTGATGCTCGTGGTGGTGCGGCACTTTCTATTCGCCAGATTACTGGCAAACCGATTAAATTCTTAGGGGTAGGCGAAAAAACCGATGCTTTAGAACCTTTCCACCCTGATCGGGTGGCTTCTCGTATTCTAGGTATGGGCGATATGATGTCTTTAATTGAAGATATTCAGCGTTCAGTCGATCAGGAAAAAGCGGAGAAAATCGCAGCAAAATTCAAGAAGGGCGATGATTTTACCCTTGAAGATTTCCGTGATCAGCTTATTGAGATGAAAAAAATGGGGGGTATGATGTCTATGCTCGATAAACTACCGGGTGCGAAAAATCTCCCTGATCACGTTAAAAACCAAGTTGATGATAAGATGTTCATTAAAATGGAAGCTATCATTAACTCTATGACATTAAAAGAACGTGCAAATCCTGAGATTATAAAAGGTTCGCGTCGCCGTCGCATTGCATTAGGCTCCGGCACACAGGTGCAGGATGTAAATAAACTGCTCAAACAGTTTGATGATATGCAGCGCATGATGAAAAAAATGCGTAAAGGCGGTATGGCTAAAATGATGCGTGGAATGAAAGGAATGATGGGCGGCAGCGGGCTTAGTGGTCTAGGTGGCTCGATCGGAATGTTTGGAAAACGCTAA